In a single window of the Niabella ginsenosidivorans genome:
- the ileS gene encoding isoleucine--tRNA ligase has product MSVKYREFTGLNLPSIEQEVLANWNAEQAFEKSVSLRNGAPSFVFYEGPPSANGMPGIHHVISRTLKDLVCRYKTMQGFQVKRKGGWDTHGLPVELGVEKELGITKEDIGKKISVEEYNQKCREAVLRFKDKWDDLTRKMGYWVDLNDPYITFKNEYIETLWYLLKQLYNKGLLYKSVSIQPYSPAAGTGLSSHELNQPGTYKDVKDTSATVLFKAVRNNKSEFLFKETTKVSPFGRDTEGVEAEPAEVFFMAWTTTPWTLPSNLGLTVGGNIDYVLITTFNPYTHIPVNVIIAKPLVSKYFKAEGENGDFENYTPLSGGRGAGGEVLPWKILATFKGDELAGIEYEQLLPFESNSLEKIQEITPGATPFKVMVGDFVTTEDGTGIVHTAPAFGADDYKVGKKNNIGILTLVDRTGKFIDGTGEFSGRYVKDYKDEPGYVDVNVDISVKLKKENRAFKVEKYEHNYPHCWRTDKPILYYPLDAWFIKTTALRNRMVELNKTIHWKPKSTGEGRFGNWLENMVDWNLSRSRFWGTPLPIWSTEDGSEMKCIGSIGELNSEIRKASEVLGGEINKNYLHEGILDLHKPYVDEVVLVSDSGKPMRREPDLIDVWFDSGAMPYAQWGLDYDKLKAGDPQPFNQPFDTNFPADFICEGVDQTRGWFYTLHALAALLFDSVAYKTVVSNGLVLDKNGNKMSKRLGNVVDPFTTIETFGADATRWYLITNASPWDNLKFDIDGIKEVQRKFFGTLYNTYQFFALYANVDGFTFSEARIPLNERPEIDRWIISSLNTLVKDVTAAMDDYEPTQAGRLIEDFVDEHLSNWYVRLCRRRFWKGEYEADKISAYQTLFECLETVVRLMAPVAPFFSDAVFRNLNAVARHFDVESVHHALFPKADEAAIDKALEERMQLAQDISSLILSLRKKVNIKVRQPLQKVLIPVLNPSMKEQLEKVEELIKSEVNIKETEYLVDTEGFIKKKIKPNFVALGKKLGPKMKAVSNALADFGQEDISNLEKNGQTELDIDGEKITIQSNEVDISSEDIPGWTVANKGALTVALDITITEALKQEGDAREFINRIQKIRKDSNFDVTDRISVQIDTNPTLKNSLNTYKDYICAEILADDLDFSPITSGGAEIEVNEHKLYTIVTKKG; this is encoded by the coding sequence ATGAGTGTGAAATACAGAGAATTTACGGGTTTGAACCTGCCCTCCATAGAGCAGGAAGTGCTGGCAAACTGGAATGCAGAACAGGCTTTTGAAAAAAGCGTTTCCCTGCGCAACGGGGCGCCGTCCTTTGTTTTTTATGAAGGCCCTCCCAGCGCCAATGGTATGCCGGGTATTCACCATGTTATTTCACGCACGCTCAAAGACCTGGTTTGCCGTTATAAAACGATGCAGGGCTTCCAGGTAAAACGCAAAGGCGGCTGGGATACCCACGGGCTGCCGGTAGAGCTGGGAGTGGAAAAGGAGCTGGGCATTACCAAGGAAGACATCGGCAAAAAAATATCTGTAGAGGAATACAACCAGAAATGCCGGGAAGCGGTGCTGCGGTTTAAGGATAAGTGGGATGATCTTACCCGTAAAATGGGCTATTGGGTAGACCTGAATGATCCCTATATTACCTTTAAAAATGAATACATAGAAACGCTCTGGTATTTACTGAAGCAGTTATATAATAAGGGGTTATTGTATAAAAGTGTAAGCATTCAGCCCTATTCCCCTGCTGCCGGTACCGGGTTAAGCTCCCACGAGCTGAACCAGCCGGGTACCTATAAAGATGTAAAAGATACCAGCGCCACCGTGCTGTTTAAGGCCGTGCGTAATAATAAAAGTGAGTTCCTGTTTAAAGAAACCACAAAGGTCTCCCCCTTTGGGAGAGATACAGAGGGGGTTGAGGCCGAGCCTGCCGAAGTCTTCTTCATGGCCTGGACCACCACTCCCTGGACGCTGCCCTCCAACCTGGGGCTGACCGTTGGAGGCAATATTGATTATGTCCTTATAACAACCTTTAATCCTTATACCCACATTCCGGTAAATGTGATCATTGCCAAACCCCTCGTCAGCAAATATTTTAAGGCAGAAGGGGAAAATGGTGATTTTGAAAATTATACCCCCCTCTCTGGAGGGAGAGGGGCCGGGGGTGAGGTGCTGCCCTGGAAGATCCTCGCCACCTTTAAAGGCGATGAGCTGGCAGGCATTGAATATGAGCAGTTATTACCCTTTGAATCCAACTCCCTGGAGAAAATACAGGAAATTACTCCCGGAGCCACTCCTTTTAAAGTAATGGTGGGCGACTTTGTAACAACTGAAGACGGAACAGGTATTGTGCATACTGCACCGGCCTTTGGCGCGGATGACTATAAAGTAGGTAAGAAAAACAATATCGGCATTCTCACGCTGGTAGACCGTACGGGGAAATTTATTGACGGTACCGGTGAGTTCAGCGGCCGTTATGTGAAGGATTATAAGGATGAGCCCGGTTATGTGGATGTAAACGTGGATATTTCAGTAAAGCTGAAAAAAGAGAACCGTGCTTTTAAGGTAGAAAAATATGAGCACAATTACCCCCACTGCTGGCGTACCGATAAGCCGATATTATATTACCCGCTGGATGCCTGGTTCATCAAAACCACAGCATTGCGCAACCGGATGGTGGAGCTGAACAAAACCATTCACTGGAAACCAAAATCAACCGGTGAAGGCCGCTTTGGCAACTGGCTGGAGAATATGGTAGACTGGAATCTGAGCCGCAGCCGTTTCTGGGGCACCCCATTACCCATCTGGTCTACCGAAGATGGCAGCGAAATGAAATGTATCGGCTCTATCGGGGAACTGAACAGTGAAATAAGGAAGGCCAGCGAGGTTTTGGGCGGTGAAATCAATAAGAATTATCTGCATGAAGGCATCCTGGATCTACATAAACCCTATGTAGATGAAGTGGTACTGGTGAGCGATTCCGGCAAACCCATGCGCCGGGAACCGGATCTGATCGATGTATGGTTCGACAGTGGTGCCATGCCCTATGCACAATGGGGGCTGGACTATGATAAGTTAAAAGCCGGTGATCCGCAGCCGTTCAACCAGCCGTTTGACACCAACTTCCCCGCTGACTTTATCTGTGAAGGTGTAGACCAGACCCGCGGATGGTTTTATACCCTGCATGCCCTTGCAGCACTGTTGTTTGATAGCGTAGCTTACAAAACAGTAGTAAGCAATGGCCTGGTGCTGGATAAAAATGGCAATAAAATGAGCAAGCGGCTGGGCAACGTGGTAGATCCCTTTACTACCATCGAAACCTTTGGCGCAGATGCAACGCGTTGGTATTTAATTACAAACGCCTCTCCATGGGATAACCTGAAATTTGATATCGACGGTATAAAGGAAGTGCAGCGAAAATTCTTTGGTACCCTATACAATACTTACCAGTTCTTTGCGCTTTATGCAAACGTGGACGGGTTTACCTTCAGCGAAGCCCGGATTCCGCTGAATGAACGGCCGGAAATTGACCGCTGGATCATTTCTTCTCTTAACACCCTGGTAAAAGATGTTACGGCGGCTATGGATGATTATGAGCCTACCCAGGCCGGCCGGCTGATCGAAGATTTTGTGGATGAGCACTTAAGTAACTGGTATGTAAGACTTTGCCGTCGAAGGTTTTGGAAAGGAGAATATGAAGCAGATAAAATTTCGGCTTACCAGACCTTATTTGAATGCCTGGAAACCGTTGTGCGCTTAATGGCCCCGGTAGCTCCCTTCTTCAGTGATGCGGTTTTCCGTAACCTGAATGCCGTTGCCCGGCACTTTGACGTGGAATCAGTACATCATGCTCTTTTTCCCAAAGCAGATGAAGCAGCCATTGATAAAGCGCTGGAAGAAAGGATGCAGCTGGCTCAGGATATTTCTTCATTGATCCTGTCTTTACGCAAAAAAGTGAACATTAAGGTGCGTCAACCGTTACAAAAGGTATTAATTCCTGTGCTGAACCCTTCTATGAAAGAACAACTGGAAAAGGTGGAGGAGCTGATCAAATCGGAAGTTAATATTAAGGAGACAGAATACCTGGTTGATACCGAAGGATTTATAAAGAAAAAAATCAAGCCCAACTTTGTAGCGTTGGGTAAAAAGCTGGGCCCTAAAATGAAAGCGGTTTCGAATGCACTGGCTGATTTCGGTCAGGAGGATATCAGCAATCTGGAAAAGAACGGACAGACAGAACTGGATATTGACGGCGAAAAGATAACCATTCAGAGCAACGAGGTGGACATCAGCAGTGAAGACATCCCCGGATGGACGGTAGCCAACAAAGGCGCCCTCACCGTGGCGTTAGACATTACCATTACAGAAGCCCTGAAACAGGAAGGCGACGCGCGGGAATTTATAAACCGTATTCAAAAAATAAGGAAGGATAGCAATTTTGATGTAACTGATCGTATTTCAGTACAAATTGACACAAATCCTACATTAAAAAATTCGTTAAACACGTATAAAGACTATATTTGCGCAGAAATTTTGGCAGATGATCTGGATTTTAGTCCGATTACATCAGGTGGCGCTGAAATTGAGGTGAACGAACATAAGTTATATACGATTGTAACAAAAAAAGGGTAA
- a CDS encoding DUF6607 family protein, whose protein sequence is MNKLLGIAMAAMLSAPAMAQNGKENIDKICGCFEVSFKYAETFAPEKDYKFHDREQIMGVTELALPLVNTDKKVVIQHLLVMGNGTIVKHWREDWTYENPVQWVYKGDKVWEKVTLPAADVKGKWSQSVWEVTDAPRYQGSAPWQLVNGHMIWENTADAPLPRREYTQRSDYNILNRTNRLVITDKGYDHNQENKKIIRANGTDKLLVEERGLNGYERVDKEDCAAGEKYWEEYKGFWLALEQEWEKVLNAKDQIKLTEKVGNEDLMTQLFSMADEWKEKKLTASDVNAKVGAVLAKHIQ, encoded by the coding sequence ATGAATAAATTATTAGGTATAGCTATGGCTGCGATGCTCTCAGCTCCTGCCATGGCCCAAAACGGCAAAGAAAACATCGACAAGATCTGCGGTTGCTTTGAAGTAAGCTTTAAATATGCAGAAACCTTTGCCCCGGAAAAGGATTATAAATTCCACGACCGAGAGCAGATCATGGGCGTTACCGAGCTGGCCCTGCCGCTGGTAAATACGGATAAAAAAGTGGTGATCCAGCACCTGCTGGTAATGGGCAACGGTACCATTGTAAAACACTGGAGGGAAGACTGGACCTATGAAAACCCCGTGCAATGGGTGTATAAAGGCGATAAGGTTTGGGAAAAAGTAACCCTGCCTGCTGCTGATGTAAAAGGCAAATGGTCGCAGTCCGTATGGGAAGTAACCGATGCCCCCCGCTACCAGGGCAGCGCTCCCTGGCAACTGGTAAACGGCCACATGATCTGGGAAAATACAGCGGATGCCCCGCTGCCCCGGAGAGAATATACCCAACGCTCCGACTATAACATCCTGAACCGTACCAACCGCCTGGTAATTACGGATAAGGGATATGACCACAACCAGGAAAACAAAAAGATCATCCGCGCAAATGGAACAGATAAGCTGCTGGTGGAAGAACGGGGGCTGAATGGCTATGAAAGAGTGGATAAGGAAGATTGCGCCGCCGGCGAAAAATACTGGGAAGAATACAAAGGCTTTTGGCTGGCCCTGGAGCAGGAATGGGAAAAAGTGCTGAATGCCAAGGATCAAATTAAGCTGACGGAAAAAGTAGGCAATGAAGACCTGATGACCCAGCTGTTTTCTATGGCCGATGAATGGAAGGAAAAGAAGCTTACCGCCTCAGATGTCAATGCAAAAGTGGGCGCCGTGCTGGCAAAGCATATTCAATAG
- a CDS encoding HmuY family protein yields MKKILMISVAVAALASCSKDKDPLIIVPPSSGSQMTLNGLDGSEGGDGSKAANSVFVDFSADKQYTVARKNWDLGFYTGSDFRAIINNTAVAYAKATTKTDLNAVGSADTVGLKLEFDQNVPTAADFTMMDNLNGNISQTLISASATETDNKVFILNRGTGGGIVRSQNQYMKLRVLRNSNGYTLQYAPLTANTYNTLSISKTGDGDFVYISLDNGNTVSGFPAKIEWDIEWTYSAYKTNFGVDVMYPFSDLVALNQLNGVQAFERVYSGDAVASDAFTKFNKDSVAKYTFSSDRWTIGSNWRATAGTPAGIKHDRFYIIKDASGNYYKLKFIAMGPVGYPTVVDDGGTRGKPEIQYELIK; encoded by the coding sequence ATGAAGAAAATTTTAATGATTTCGGTAGCAGTAGCTGCATTGGCCTCTTGCAGTAAGGATAAGGACCCGCTGATTATTGTGCCGCCGTCGTCTGGTTCTCAAATGACGTTAAATGGGCTTGACGGATCAGAAGGTGGTGATGGCTCTAAAGCGGCAAATTCTGTATTTGTTGATTTTAGCGCAGACAAGCAATATACAGTTGCAAGAAAAAACTGGGATCTGGGATTTTATACAGGATCTGATTTCAGGGCTATTATTAATAATACTGCTGTTGCTTATGCAAAGGCAACTACAAAAACAGATTTGAACGCGGTTGGTAGCGCGGACACTGTTGGTCTAAAATTGGAATTTGACCAAAACGTTCCTACTGCTGCAGATTTTACTATGATGGATAATCTCAACGGAAATATTTCTCAAACATTAATCAGTGCGTCTGCCACAGAAACGGATAATAAGGTATTTATTTTAAACCGTGGTACTGGTGGCGGTATTGTCAGGTCACAAAATCAATATATGAAACTTAGAGTTTTGAGAAACAGTAACGGCTACACCTTGCAATATGCCCCATTGACCGCAAATACATATAATACTCTTTCGATTTCTAAAACCGGTGATGGAGATTTTGTTTACATATCTCTTGATAACGGAAATACTGTAAGTGGTTTTCCTGCTAAAATTGAATGGGATATAGAATGGACCTATTCGGCATACAAAACTAATTTTGGTGTAGATGTAATGTATCCTTTTTCCGATTTAGTAGCGCTGAATCAATTAAATGGTGTGCAGGCTTTTGAGCGGGTATATAGTGGAGATGCAGTTGCCAGCGACGCATTTACAAAGTTTAATAAAGACAGCGTAGCGAAATATACATTTTCTAGTGACAGATGGACAATTGGCTCTAATTGGCGTGCAACGGCTGGTACTCCTGCTGGTATAAAGCACGATAGATTTTATATTATTAAAGATGCATCCGGAAATTATTACAAGTTGAAATTTATTGCAATGGGGCCTGTTGGTTATCCCACTGTTGTTGATGACGGCGGCACCCGCGGCAAGCCCGAGATACAATACGAACTTATTAAGTAA
- a CDS encoding TonB-dependent receptor plug domain-containing protein, with amino-acid sequence MGPGDILKYSCLLLLVFIAGNSFAQPEGKMVEMDSVVVTTGQYRPQSLKNSVFNIKVISADEIKAKAPVNLLQVLNTQAGIRISNDNTLGVADIELMGMSGRGVKILLDGVPLTDRNDARESLGQIDVQNIERIEIVEGPMSVIYGSDALAGVINIITKRVTGNHFSAGARVQEETAGDEYSFLGNKGAHLQSLNAAFGKNAFFINGGFTHMDHEGFGGDAYGRAKSWKPKEQYLGNMIAGIRTEKNTVYYRLDGLDETITSKGEINMGNYKATDQCYITRRWMHQLQDDWSISNKWRLNTALSYTDYSRRTRTTRHDFTTGTEELTTGAGEQDTAKFTTLFFRTQVYYRANDRLSFQPGIEINHNAASGQRIDGSPTINDLALFASAEWKPVSWLILRPGLRAIKNSVYDAPPVVPALNTKISLTDALDLRLSYAKGYRAPALRELYFDFVDANHSIFGNKDLKAETSNSFNGSLNWQYKNDRIKATSVLCGFYNVFDDLIDYAVDPSDNKTTRLFNVSKFKTTGISFEQSLLYNQWQVNAGILYVGRYNDLSNEEGLNREVPRFNWSPEVTANVFYTLRKINTGLALLYKFTGVRNGYQLSDSNPDDVMLTKVNAYHWMDFTATKTFLKTFTVQAGVKNIFNINNINSTATSGGVHSTGGPLPISYGRSYFLGIAYQFFKK; translated from the coding sequence ATGGGTCCGGGTGATATTCTGAAATATAGCTGCTTGTTGCTGCTGGTATTCATAGCAGGCAATTCCTTCGCACAACCTGAAGGTAAAATGGTAGAAATGGACAGTGTGGTAGTCACTACCGGCCAATACCGGCCGCAGTCTTTAAAAAACTCTGTTTTTAATATAAAGGTCATTTCCGCGGATGAAATAAAAGCAAAAGCGCCTGTAAACCTGCTCCAGGTATTAAATACACAGGCGGGCATTCGCATCAGTAATGATAATACATTAGGCGTAGCAGATATAGAGCTGATGGGCATGAGCGGGCGTGGGGTAAAGATTTTACTGGATGGTGTACCCCTTACCGACCGTAATGATGCGCGCGAAAGCCTGGGCCAGATCGATGTGCAGAACATTGAGCGCATTGAAATTGTAGAAGGCCCTATGAGTGTTATTTACGGTTCTGATGCGTTGGCGGGCGTTATTAATATCATTACCAAGAGAGTTACGGGCAATCATTTCAGCGCAGGGGCCCGTGTGCAGGAGGAAACTGCCGGCGATGAATACAGTTTTCTGGGTAATAAAGGCGCACATCTGCAATCTTTAAATGCGGCTTTTGGTAAAAATGCGTTTTTCATTAATGGCGGATTTACGCATATGGATCATGAAGGGTTTGGAGGTGATGCCTACGGAAGAGCTAAAAGCTGGAAGCCAAAAGAACAGTATTTAGGAAACATGATAGCCGGCATCCGTACCGAAAAGAATACAGTGTATTACCGGCTGGATGGTTTAGATGAAACCATTACTTCAAAAGGGGAGATCAATATGGGTAATTATAAAGCTACCGATCAGTGTTATATTACACGCCGCTGGATGCACCAGTTGCAGGACGACTGGAGCATCAGTAATAAATGGCGCCTGAATACCGCTTTGTCTTATACGGATTACAGCCGCCGCACCAGAACTACAAGGCACGACTTTACAACGGGTACAGAAGAACTGACAACCGGCGCCGGTGAGCAGGACACGGCAAAATTCACCACCTTGTTCTTCAGAACACAGGTTTATTACAGGGCTAATGACCGGTTGTCTTTTCAGCCCGGCATTGAAATAAATCACAACGCAGCTTCCGGACAAAGAATAGACGGTTCGCCTACCATTAATGACCTTGCACTTTTTGCTTCGGCGGAATGGAAACCGGTAAGCTGGCTGATACTGCGCCCGGGACTAAGAGCTATAAAAAACTCGGTATATGATGCACCACCTGTTGTACCGGCATTAAATACAAAGATCAGTTTAACAGATGCTCTGGATCTAAGGCTGTCTTATGCAAAAGGCTACCGGGCACCTGCCCTGCGGGAACTATACTTTGATTTTGTGGATGCCAACCATTCCATTTTTGGTAATAAAGATCTGAAAGCGGAAACTTCCAACAGCTTCAACGGTTCCTTAAACTGGCAGTATAAAAATGACCGGATAAAAGCCACCAGTGTGCTGTGCGGGTTTTATAATGTGTTTGATGATCTGATCGATTATGCGGTAGACCCCTCTGATAATAAAACCACGCGCCTGTTTAATGTATCTAAATTTAAAACAACCGGTATTTCTTTTGAACAAAGTCTCCTGTACAACCAGTGGCAGGTAAATGCAGGTATATTATATGTAGGCCGGTACAATGATTTAAGCAATGAAGAAGGCCTGAACCGGGAGGTGCCCCGGTTCAACTGGTCGCCGGAAGTAACTGCCAATGTTTTTTATACCCTCCGTAAAATAAATACGGGCCTGGCGCTGCTATATAAGTTTACCGGTGTGCGCAATGGCTACCAGCTATCAGACAGTAACCCCGATGATGTAATGCTTACCAAAGTGAATGCCTACCATTGGATGGATTTTACCGCCACAAAAACCTTTCTTAAAACATTTACCGTACAGGCAGGGGTAAAAAATATTTTTAACATCAACAATATCAACAGCACTGCCACCAGTGGCGGTGTGCACAGCACCGGCGGACCGCTGCCCATCAGCTATGGCAGGTCTTACTTTTTGGGAATAGCCTATCAGTTTTTTAAAAAATAA
- a CDS encoding DinB family protein, translating into MTGFCNSVDQWIGYLDAYTLQQLQQRPAPDSWSLGQVYQHLISDTRFYTEQMEAAMATDEHADCAMTPEAAALFAVNSFPNKPLANPFNDIHLQQPESKEQLRRQLTGIREKVCQLFKNASIRKGKTLHPGFQYFNAAEWLQFADMHLRHHLWQKEKIDKAILQA; encoded by the coding sequence TTGACCGGATTCTGCAACAGTGTTGACCAATGGATCGGCTACCTGGATGCTTATACCCTGCAGCAATTACAACAGCGGCCGGCACCTGACAGCTGGTCGCTGGGCCAGGTTTATCAGCATCTTATCAGCGATACCCGCTTTTATACAGAACAAATGGAAGCAGCCATGGCAACCGATGAGCATGCTGACTGTGCCATGACGCCCGAAGCCGCCGCCCTGTTTGCCGTGAACAGCTTCCCCAACAAGCCACTGGCAAACCCTTTTAATGACATTCACCTTCAGCAACCGGAAAGCAAAGAACAGCTTCGCAGGCAGCTCACCGGCATCCGGGAGAAAGTATGCCAGTTATTCAAAAACGCCTCTATAAGAAAGGGCAAAACACTGCATCCCGGCTTTCAGTATTTTAATGCCGCGGAATGGCTGCAATTTGCAGATATGCATTTACGGCACCACCTGTGGCAAAAAGAAAAGATCGATAAAGCAATTTTGCAGGCGTAA
- a CDS encoding peptidylprolyl isomerase, with translation MSVIQNIQDKYGKVMAIIIGIALVIFVVMLAFENRGSLFSGDVRTIGKVNGEKIDFQDFNNMVDQTTQMMQARGMSGGEGAAQQANEQAWNQEVSRILLDQETKKLGLDVGRKELNDLLFGANPPQEIAQGFTNPQTGQFDAAAAQAQINQIKSKGTAEQKAQLGAFLNQLAFQRTAEKFDALLTTSINFPKWMLQKQQADDALLSKVSYVRAPYTSISDSAVKVTDADIQAYIDKHKKDFKQTESRSISYVAFNADPSPADSMEAKKRILELKPAFDSTHNVKDFLVSQGINNYYDGFINSNRIQVPMKDSILKVGTGNIYGPYVDGNSYALAKIVATATIPDTVKVRHILVGTIQQDPQTGQQIPIRDTATAHHLADSLYQVLQKGGNFDTLVAKFSDDPGKTQNRGTYDNVPSGQMMPAFNDYIFTHPVGSRGIVKTDYGYHIIEVLAAKGSGTGYKIAYVTKPIEASQETDNAANAAATKFASRATDQKSFNAAAAKLQSEKGIYKSVASDIPPTGATLQGLGTSRNFVKSIYNAKVGEVIQPTRVGSFYVVGLVTEINEEGTMSPAKARMMVEPLLVNQKKAKILTDRIGKVTTLEAVAATLKTQVETADSLRFNAQTPTALGFEPKVIGASFNKENLNKVVPEPIAGTQGVYVIKVDNLISTPTETQDVEALRKMRYMQAKQQAQFQSLQALREAADIKDYRSKFY, from the coding sequence ATGTCAGTAATACAGAACATTCAGGACAAGTATGGCAAGGTGATGGCGATTATCATCGGGATAGCCCTGGTTATATTTGTTGTGATGCTTGCTTTTGAGAACAGAGGAAGCCTTTTTAGCGGAGATGTAAGAACAATCGGAAAAGTTAACGGCGAAAAAATCGACTTCCAGGATTTTAACAATATGGTTGATCAGACCACCCAGATGATGCAGGCCCGCGGAATGAGTGGTGGTGAAGGCGCTGCCCAGCAGGCCAATGAGCAGGCCTGGAACCAGGAGGTTTCACGCATTTTGCTGGATCAGGAAACAAAGAAGCTGGGGTTGGATGTAGGCCGTAAAGAACTGAATGACCTGCTGTTTGGTGCAAATCCGCCACAGGAAATAGCACAGGGTTTTACCAATCCTCAAACCGGGCAGTTTGATGCTGCCGCGGCCCAGGCGCAGATTAACCAGATCAAATCCAAAGGAACTGCGGAGCAAAAAGCACAGCTGGGCGCTTTCCTGAACCAGCTGGCCTTTCAGCGTACTGCGGAAAAATTTGATGCATTACTGACCACCAGCATCAATTTTCCAAAATGGATGCTTCAGAAACAGCAGGCAGACGATGCCTTACTGTCAAAAGTGTCTTATGTAAGGGCCCCGTATACCAGCATTTCTGACTCTGCGGTTAAAGTAACCGATGCCGATATACAGGCATATATCGATAAGCATAAAAAAGATTTTAAGCAAACAGAAAGCCGCAGCATTTCCTATGTTGCCTTTAACGCAGACCCAAGCCCTGCAGACAGTATGGAAGCAAAAAAGCGGATCCTTGAATTAAAACCGGCATTCGACAGCACGCACAATGTAAAAGATTTCCTGGTAAGCCAGGGCATCAATAATTATTATGACGGCTTTATCAACAGTAACCGTATACAGGTGCCGATGAAGGATTCTATATTAAAAGTGGGCACCGGGAATATTTATGGCCCTTATGTTGACGGCAATTCTTATGCACTGGCAAAAATTGTTGCCACAGCAACGATACCGGATACCGTTAAGGTACGCCATATTTTAGTGGGCACAATACAACAGGATCCGCAAACCGGCCAGCAGATCCCCATAAGGGATACTGCAACCGCACATCACCTGGCAGACAGCCTGTACCAGGTTTTACAAAAGGGTGGAAACTTTGATACACTGGTAGCTAAATTTTCAGACGACCCGGGTAAAACACAAAACAGAGGTACTTATGACAATGTACCTTCCGGTCAAATGATGCCTGCTTTTAATGACTATATATTTACCCATCCCGTAGGAAGCAGGGGCATTGTAAAAACCGACTATGGTTACCATATTATTGAGGTGCTGGCAGCTAAAGGAAGCGGAACCGGCTACAAAATAGCCTATGTAACCAAGCCTATTGAAGCCAGCCAGGAAACAGATAATGCAGCAAATGCGGCGGCTACCAAATTTGCATCCCGGGCTACTGACCAGAAATCATTTAACGCTGCTGCAGCCAAACTGCAATCAGAAAAGGGAATTTATAAATCCGTTGCATCTGATATTCCGCCTACCGGCGCTACATTACAGGGGCTGGGCACATCCAGGAACTTTGTAAAGAGCATTTATAACGCAAAAGTAGGCGAGGTCATACAGCCCACCCGTGTAGGCTCTTTTTACGTGGTTGGCCTGGTTACAGAAATTAACGAGGAGGGAACCATGAGCCCTGCCAAGGCACGGATGATGGTAGAACCTTTGCTGGTGAACCAGAAAAAAGCAAAAATACTTACTGACAGGATCGGGAAAGTAACCACACTGGAAGCCGTTGCCGCTACCCTGAAAACGCAGGTTGAAACAGCAGACAGTCTCCGGTTTAATGCCCAAACACCCACAGCCCTGGGATTTGAGCCAAAAGTGATCGGAGCTTCTTTTAACAAGGAAAATCTGAACAAGGTGGTTCCGGAGCCCATTGCCGGCACACAGGGTGTTTATGTAATTAAAGTGGATAATTTAATAAGCACACCAACAGAAACGCAAGATGTTGAGGCATTACGTAAAATGCGTTATATGCAGGCGAAACAACAGGCGCAGTTCCAGTCGCTACAGGCGCTGCGGGAAGCTGCTGATATTAAAGACTACAGGAGCAAATTTTATTAA